The following coding sequences lie in one Paenibacillus durus ATCC 35681 genomic window:
- a CDS encoding HAD-IIA family hydrolase: MIDNIQGLLLDLDGTLFHGGIMIPGADKLIAGLRSKGIPFLFVTNNSSRTPANVAAHLTAMGIEAHEHEVCTSSLAAARYIAEESPGAAVAILGEEGLHRACEEEGLQIVTDSPQYVVQGIDRSFTYDSLTRAARWITGGAAFVLTNPDLMLPSDDGMMPGAGTLGAAIEAASGVKPVIIGKPHRHLMNYATSRLGIDLKDAIVVGDNMRTDIAAGANAGCRTVLTLTGVTTKDNLEQSKEWIGVSPDFICSNLAELRALLGV; encoded by the coding sequence ATGATCGATAATATACAAGGCCTGCTTCTGGATCTGGATGGTACACTGTTTCATGGGGGCATCATGATTCCGGGAGCGGATAAACTGATTGCCGGACTTAGATCGAAAGGAATCCCGTTTCTGTTCGTAACCAACAACTCGTCACGCACGCCGGCAAATGTCGCCGCTCATCTCACCGCGATGGGGATTGAAGCCCATGAGCATGAAGTCTGCACTTCTTCGCTGGCGGCGGCAAGATATATCGCTGAAGAATCTCCCGGGGCGGCCGTGGCGATACTTGGGGAAGAAGGGCTGCACCGCGCTTGCGAGGAAGAGGGGCTTCAAATCGTAACCGATTCGCCGCAGTACGTCGTCCAAGGCATTGACCGTTCTTTTACATATGATTCGCTGACCCGCGCGGCGCGCTGGATCACAGGGGGAGCGGCCTTTGTGCTAACCAATCCGGACCTGATGCTGCCCTCCGACGACGGCATGATGCCTGGGGCGGGCACACTGGGGGCGGCGATCGAAGCTGCCAGCGGTGTAAAGCCGGTGATCATCGGCAAGCCGCACCGCCATCTAATGAATTACGCCACATCGCGGCTGGGTATTGATCTCAAAGACGCCATCGTAGTCGGCGACAACATGAGAACGGACATAGCTGCCGGAGCGAATGCGGGCTGCCGGACGGTGCTTACACTGACCGGTGTGACGACGAAAGACAATCTGGAGCAGTCCAAGGAATGGATCGGGGTATCTCCGGATTTTATTTGCAGTAATCTAGCTGAACTGCGCGCCCTGCTTGGGGTATAA
- the rnz gene encoding ribonuclease Z, giving the protein MEIYFLGTNAGIPTVQRNVTSVVLRLLEERRSFWMFDCGEGTQHQILRSPLRLGKLEKLFITHLHGDHLFGLPGLLSSRGYQGGTAPLTVYGPPGLKAFLDISLSVSQSRIPYKLEVAEHDGGLLFEDEHFKVESALLEHRIDSYGYRVTEKDLPGSLNIELLKGYGLKPGPLYGVLKSGRDVTTEQGITIAAADVLSEPKRGRIVTVLGDTRPCGNSIPLAREADVLIHEATFAHELAKMAREYHHSTTVQAAEIAKEANARKLILTHFSSRYSSPEELGPLLEEARAIFPDTQLAEEFRLFPVERKKGN; this is encoded by the coding sequence ATGGAGATTTATTTCTTGGGTACGAACGCGGGCATTCCCACCGTTCAGCGAAATGTAACCTCAGTTGTTCTGCGGCTGCTTGAGGAGCGCCGAAGCTTCTGGATGTTCGACTGCGGCGAGGGAACACAGCATCAGATTCTCCGTTCGCCGCTGCGGCTAGGCAAGCTGGAGAAGTTGTTCATTACCCATCTTCATGGCGATCATCTCTTTGGACTCCCCGGGCTGCTGAGCAGCCGGGGCTATCAGGGAGGAACCGCCCCGCTGACTGTATACGGTCCGCCGGGGCTCAAGGCTTTTCTGGATATTTCGCTGTCCGTCAGCCAATCCCGGATTCCCTACAAGCTTGAAGTGGCCGAGCATGATGGGGGGCTTCTTTTTGAGGATGAGCATTTCAAGGTGGAGTCGGCTCTGCTGGAGCACAGGATTGACAGCTACGGCTACCGTGTCACGGAAAAGGACCTTCCCGGCAGTCTCAACATCGAGCTTCTCAAAGGCTACGGTCTTAAGCCGGGGCCATTATACGGTGTGCTGAAGAGCGGCCGGGATGTGACCACGGAACAGGGAATCACGATTGCCGCCGCTGACGTCCTCAGCGAACCCAAACGCGGCCGAATCGTCACCGTTCTCGGAGATACGAGGCCCTGCGGAAATTCCATTCCGCTCGCGAGAGAAGCCGATGTGCTGATTCATGAGGCAACCTTTGCCCATGAGCTGGCCAAGATGGCCCGGGAATACCATCACAGCACGACGGTTCAGGCGGCTGAAATCGCGAAGGAGGCAAACGCCCGTAAACTGATTCTTACGCATTTCAGCTCAAGATACAGCTCACCCGAAGAGCTTGGACCACTGCTGGAAGAGGCGCGCGCTATTTTTCCGGACACGCAGCTTGCTGAGGAATTTCGGCTGTTTCCGGTGGAGCGAAAGAAGGGAAATTAA